The proteins below come from a single Cryptococcus gattii WM276 chromosome D, complete sequence genomic window:
- a CDS encoding Phospholipase A-2-activating protein, putative (Similar to TIGR gene model, INSD accession AAW46556.1), giving the protein MPKQYKLAFSLHGHASDVRNVTAPSQEVPLLLSASRDGSAIVWGPSNASREWDVKLRVEGPEKRYVSCTGMVSWGGQAFLLVGSSSGILASYVLPAMDSPAPADDSPLPEPTHTLIEHSQNLCCMDVSQGGLIASGSWDKTVIVWKDFKKVIQIKAHEQAVWSVKFVGEDRILTASADKKIILHSFDPASGRTTPIQTYTGHTEPVRGLALRADRQGFWSCANDGIVNIYSFDNPSPIRTLSGHTSFVYSIATFPDGSGAITTGEDGTMRVWSETELVQTIPHTSNSLWSCAVVPSLVASSPYIVSSSSDSTIRFFTNEGALVAGPEELAAWDNDVKGRQLDKSQVGDVKHSDLPGIEALGREGKKDGQVLMIKNNGVVEAYQWSAPSSTWQQIGQVVDAIGQGRKQLYEGKEYDYVFDVDVSEGMPPLKLPYNVAENPWIAAQRFLERHELPTSYAEQVVEFIQKNTGGVQLGTGGDTASYADPFTGSSRYTGGGVPTTGGGGNNGGFGDPFTGGSRYTGGGVSTAGNTTSSGDPFTGGSRYTGGATASSAPVQQSGAMGILPVRTYLPFKQINVSAAKNKIQQFNDELKTSKPELALTLEEEKTLTEVYAFLSLPAVALPDPKSQDGKEKFDTGVILALIQKWPEDKRFPLIDLARVLAATSPAFALSPPHPFFIAASLSLPFPDPPSKSRETNTLLALRAIANLFVTANGRMMLSTEDVTKDILANVGGVEWGKVGKNVRIAGATIVLHLSILAVESNLPAAVGSPLLDLINQILDSEKEDTEVVYRSAIALGNLLLSPKAAGGSAVGKVAKSKESIKRWAGKESRLSSLAKEIEGLGL; this is encoded by the exons ATGCCCAAGCAGTACAAGCTAGCATTCTCCTTGCATGGACACGCATCGGACGTCCGTAACGTCACAGCACCTTCTCAAGAGgttcctctccttctttcgGCCTCCAGAGACGGCTCGGCAATTGTGTGGGGTCCCTCGAACGCTTCTAGAGAATGGGACGTCAAGCTTAGGGTCGAAGGGCCGGAAAAACGATATGTTAGCTGTACCGGAATGGTCAGTTGGGGCGGCCAAG CCTTCTTGCTCGTTGGATCATCTTCGGGCATCCTTGCCAGTTACGTCTTGCCTGCAATGGATTCTCCCGCACCTGCAGATGATTCCCCTTTGCCAGAGCCTACACACACCCTGATTGAGCACTCCCAAAACTTGTGCTGTATGGACGTGAGTCAAGGAGGACTTATCGCCTCCGGCAGTTGGGACAA AACCGTGATCGTGTGGAAGGATTTCAAAAAGGTGATTCAGATCAAGGCACATGAGCAAGCCGTGTGGTCAGTCAAGTTTGTGGGCGAAGACCGCATCCTCACTG CGTCTGCGGACAAGAAGATCATACTTCATTCCTTCGACCCTGCTTCAGGTCGGACAACTCCCATTCAGACATATACTGGCCATACCGAACCTGTACGAGGTCTGGCGTTGAGGGCAGATAGACAAGGGTTTTGGAGTTGTGCGAATGACGG CATTGTCAATATCTACTCCTTCGATAATCCGTCCCCCATCCGCACTCTTTCGGGTCACACTTCCTTCGTTTACTCCATTGCCACTTTTCCAGATGGCAGCGGCGCAATTACCACTGGCGAAGATGGAACTATGCGTGTCTGGTCTG AGACGGAGCTTGTTCAAACAATCCCTCACACATCCAACTCCCTCTGGTCTTGTGCCGTCGTGCCATCTCTTGTAGCATCTTCACCATACATTGTTTCATCCTCATCCGACTCTACCATCCGTTTCTTTACCAATGAAGGAGCTCTCGTTGCTGGGCCTGAGGAGTTGGCTGCATGGGATAACGATGTTAAAGGGAGGCAACTGGATAAGAGTCAAGTAGGAGACGTCAAACACTCGGATCTTCCCGGAATTGAGGCTCTGGGTAGGGAAG GTAAGAAAGACGGACAAGTTCTCATGATCAAGAACAATGGTGTTGTTGAAGCTTATCAG TGGTCAGCCCCGTCTTCCACTTGGCAGCAAATCGGCCAAGTCGTTGACGCTATCGGCCAAGGTCGCAAACAGCTGTATGAAGGCAAAGAATACGATTATGTGTTTGATGTCGATGTTTCCGAAGGAATGCCGCCACTCAAGTTGCCTTATAACGTCGCTG AAAACCCATGGATAGCGGCTCAACGCTTCCTTGAGCGTCATGAACTACCAACCAGCTACGCTGAACAGGTCGTAGAATTTATTCAGAAGAACACAGGCGGAGTACAGCTGGGTACAGGTGGAGACACTGCAAGCTATGCCGACCCCTTCACCGGGAGCTCAAGGTACACAGGTGGTGGTGTTCCCACTACTGGAGGCGGTGGAAATAATGGCGGTTTTGGGGACCCATTTACGGGAGGTTCGAGGTATACCGGTGGTGGTGTTTCGACTGCTGGTAACACCACGTCAAGTGGAGATCCCTTCACTGGCGGATCGCGATACACTGGCGGTGCTACAGCCTCGTCCGCACCGGTCCAACAATCGGGCGCCATGGGTATCCTGCCCGTCAGGACTTATCTTCCCTTCAAGCAAATCAACGTAAGCGCCGCGAAGAACAAGATACAACAGTTCAACGACGAATTGAAAACTTCCAAA CCCGAGTTGGCCTTGACTttagaagaagaaaagacACTCACAGAGGTCTATGCTTTCCTCTCCTTGCCTGCTGTAGCTTTACCCGATCCCAAATCTCAGGACGGAAAGGAAAAATTCGATACAGGCGTGATTCTGGCTTTAATCCAAAAGTGGCCTGAAGATAAGAGGTTCCCTT TGATTGACCTGGCTCGAGTTCTTGCAGCCACATCCCCAGCGTTTGCTCTTTCACCTCCTCACCCCTTTTTTATCGCTGCATCGCTTTCCTTGCCTTTCCCCGACCCTCCCTCAAAGTCGCGAGAGACGAACACTCTCCTTGCTCTTCGTGCCATTGCTAACCTCTTCGTTACTGCAAACGGACGAATGATGTTATCCACGGAAGATGTTACCAAGGATATTTTGGCGAATGTTGGAGGAGTCGAATGGGGCAAGGTAGGCAAGAACGTGCGGATTGCAGGTGCCACTATCGTGCTTCA tctCTCGATTTTAGCTGTCGAAAGTAATCTGCCTGCCGCCGTCGGCTCACCACTCCTTGATCTCATTAACCAGATCCTTGACTCGGAAAAGGAAGACACGGAAGTGGTTTACCGCTCTGCAATCGCACTCGGTAATCTCCTTTTGAGTCCCAAGGCCGCTGGTGGCTCGGCGGTTGGCAAGGTTGCAAAGAGCAAAGAAAGTATCAAGAGATGGGCTGGGAAGGAGTCAAGATTAAGTAGTCTGGccaaggagattgagggGCTTGGACTTTGA
- a CDS encoding ubiquitin-related modifier URM1 (Similar to TIGR gene model, INSD accession AAW46554.1), whose protein sequence is MAATDDFIINSNGLGYIAPSSEKKHASGVQVQSGTGVKGDDTMEVRFEFGGGLHLLFSSQPKHVAHLPRFVPGTTPPEPLNMRYVVKWMKENLLSEREEMFGEGDGVRPGILVLINDADWELEGELEYELRDRDEIVFISTLHGG, encoded by the exons ATGGCAGCTACTGACGACTTTATTATCAACTCCAACGGATTGGGCTACATAGCGCCTTCTTCGGAGAAGAAACATGCTAGTGGAGTACAAGTACAAAGCGGGACCGGAGTGAAGGGGGACGATACCATGGAAGTCCGCTTTGAATTCGG TGGTGGCCTGCATCTTTTATTCTCTTCTCAGCCCAAGCACGTTGCTCATCTTCCCCGCTTCGTCCCCGGCACTACCCCTCCCGAGCCGTTAAATATGCGATATGTGGTCAAatggatgaaggagaaTTTGTTAAGTGAGCGGGAAGAGATGTTTGGGGAAGGGGACGGCGT GAGGCCAGGTATTTTGGTCTTGATTAATGATGCGGACTGGGAGCTTGAAGGGGAGCTGGAGTATGAGCTTAGAGATAGGGACGAGATTGTTTTCATCTCCACTCTTCATGGTGGATAA
- a CDS encoding Protein with a microtubule function, putative; Lia1p (Similar to TIGR gene model, INSD accession AAW46555.1) has product MSVQVSPEQMATLKATLLNTPGNVPLHERFRALFMLKAVGGDAVVDIISEGLKDPSPLLKHELAYVLGQLLNTRALPTLSRVLENPTGEHCAMVRHEAAEALGAIGAEESLPILRKYMQDENREVRETCEVAVGKIEFDLSEEGKKTNVNPDFPTIDPAPSAAPSDIPSLRADLLNTSLPLFQRYRAMFALRDFGAGSKEAVEALADGFRDGSALFRHEIAYIFGQLSSPYSIPSLLSRLRDAKEDDMVRHEAAEALGGIASDGVESDNPDIVLPEDERLPHGGVLAVLREWAVKPNAPTVVRESCQVAIDMWEYENSADQFNPLDALSAKQDEREKSEKANTTGMERSAHAAVAAMGVAA; this is encoded by the exons atgtCCGTCCAGGTATCTCCGGAGCAAATGGCCACATTGAAGGCCACTCTCCTCAACACTCCCGGAAATGTCCCCTTGCACGAACGATTCAGAGCACTGTTCATGCTCAAGGCTGTGGGTGGTGATGCGGTTGTCGACATCATTTCCGAAG GCCTGAAGGATCCTTCACCTCTTTTAAAGCACGAGCTTGCCTACGTCCTCGGTCAGCTTCTCAACACCCGTGCGCTTCCCACCTTGTCCCGAGTCCTTGAAAACCCCACCGGCGAGCATTGCGCCATGGTCCGTCATGAGGCCGCCGAGGCCCTTGGCGCTATTGGTGCAGAAGAGTCTCTCCCGATTTTAAGAAAGTACATGCAGGACGAGAATAGGGAAGTCCGAGAGACTTGTGAAGTTGCCGTCGGCAAGATTGAGTTTGATCTAAGCGAGGAGGGCAAGAAGACCAATGTCAA TCCCGACTTCCCCACTATTGATCCCGCTCCTTCTGCCGCCCCTTCCGACATCCCTTCCCTCCGTGCCGACCTACTCAACACTTCCCTCCCTCTCTTCCAGCGATACCGCGCCATGTTCGCCCTCCGTGACTTTGGCGCCGGCTCCAAAGAGGCCGTTGAAGCACTCGCCGATGGGTTCCGGGACGGCAGTGCCCTCTTCCGTCACGAGATTGCCTACATCTTTGGCCAGCTTTCCAGCCCCTACTCCATCCCTTCGCTCCTGTCCAGATTGAGGGACGCCAAGGAAGACGACATGGTCAGACACGAGGCGGCAGAGGCTCTTGGGGGTATCGCCTCGGACGGCGTAGAGTCTGATAATCCCGATATCGTGCTTCCTGAAGATGAACGCCTCCCGCACGGTGGCGTTCTCGCCGTTCTTCGTGAATGGGCGGTTAAACCCAATGCTCCGACCGTTGTCCGTGAGTCTTGCCAGGTCGCCATCGACATGTGGGAGTACGAGAATTCCGCGGATCAATTTAATCCGCTTGACGCTCTTTCAGCCAAGCAAGAcgagagggagaagagtgaAAAGGCCAACACGACCGGGATGGAGAGGTCTGCACACGCTGCTGTTGCCGCCATGGGTGTCGCCGCCTAG